The DNA window TACAGGGAGCGAGTGTGCGGGAAAGTCAGCCGTGGCGCATACCTCCTGGGAGGTATGTTCATCGGGGCGGCCATGACCCAGCATGGGTCTGAAAAGTGTCGTGCCCCAGGCCCTTGCGCATGGGTTGGGTTTTCGCTTCAAGCTCTCACCAAGATTGCCGAGGTGTGTGATGCCGCTGCCGCTCATTCCCGCTGCGATTCTTCTTGCGGGCCTCTTTGGTTATGGCGCCAAGAAAGGCTACGACGGAATCGAGAGCATCAAGGACGCCAAGGCCATTGGTGAGGAGGCGCAGGCCCGACATCAGGGGGCGGTTCAACGCTTGGATGGGGCTCGCCGCGCGTTGCATCACCAGCTTGAGGCCTTGTCATCCCAGCGGGACGGCATCATTGCCACGACCTTCCGCCGGCTCTTCGACTTCCTCGCGCAGTTGAGTCAAAAGGCTCGTCTCGAGGCGCTTGATCGCTTGGGGTCGGTGGGGGTGAGTCGGGAGTCGGTCCGCCAGTTCGCGATGCAGTACATCGAGGCGGGAGGCACTCTCTCGGGGGCGGTGGCGGCGGCTGTCACGGGGGCGGGGGCGAGCGCCCTGACCACGGGGCTGGTCACCACCTTCGCTACCGCAGGCACAGGCGCCGCGATGTCGGGACTCTCCGGTGCGGCTGCCAACAGTGCCTTGCTGGCATGGCTGGGAGGTGGTTCCCTCGCCTCGGGAGGGCTGGGCGCAGCGGGAGGCGCGGTGGTTCTGGGAGGCATCGCTGTGGCTCCCGCGGTGGCTGTCGTCGGCTTCGTCCTGGCGCTCCAGGGAGAGAAGGTGAAGACGAAGGCCATCGCCTATGCCGAAGAGGTCGACGTGCAAGTCGCACGCATCGACGCGGCCATCGCGCTGCTGGCACGGGCAGGCACGCGTGTGGAGGAATTGAGCGGTGTGCTTGGCGAGCTCGATGTCCGCGCGGGCAGGGCGATTGACGCACTGTGGGAGTTGGAGGGCCAGTTCGACGTGGAGAATGAGGTCCATCTCGCCCGGTTCGCCACCGCCATGCAGTTGGTGAAGGCAGAGAGCGAACTGATGAGAACTCCACTCTTCACCGAGGGCGGCGATATCAACACCCAACTCGAGGCCCTGCTGGACCAGTCTCGTGGCCTCCTTCAACAGGAGATTCCATGAAGCAGAGAACAGGCCTGCCCTTGAACGATGTGCTGACTGGCATCAAGGTCGTGGCCGAGTGCGTGCGCGACATCGAGAAAGAGCGCACGGAACAAGTCCGGCTCCGCGAGCAAGCCCGGATGGATGTCGAGCGCATCCATGCCATGCGGGATGTGCTCATGGACTACCTGGACCGCAGCTTCGACGAACGCCGCGAGAACTTCCGACAGCTCTTCGAGCGCCTGGACACTGCTATCGCGAGCGACAATGCGGGGATTGCGGCGGCGGTTCTGGAGTCGGTCGTGAAGCTGGCCGATGCCTCCCCTTTCAAGGCTTTGCAAGATGTGGCGGCGACTCGTGCCGCGCTCGGAAAGGAGACGGAGTGGAAGTTCTGAATGCGCTCAGCGGGGGGCGCCCTTTGTAGAGGGCGGAGCGCCCTTCACGCGGCCTCATCAGGATTCAAGAGCTGCGAGTTGATGCGCCAAGGACCGGCGGAGGCCCCTTCGAGCCTCGCCGGTCCTCTTCCCGCGACCCTTGTCAGAACAGGTTGTGCGCGGGCCAGGCGCTGACGCCGTTCACGACGTTCCACATCATGCTGTCGAGGTTGATGTCGGACGTGCCCGAGCCGGACTTGTTGTTGGAGTTGGTCATGGCGGACCAAGTGAACTCCTCGGTGCGGCTGGGGCCGTAGCGGTCATCGGTCCGCACCAGGAGGGCCAAGGTGCCGGGGACGTAGCCGTTGTGCCACCAGTTGGGGAGGCTGTTCACCGACCAGCCCTTGGCGTAGTTGACGGGGTTGCCTCCCGTGTCGACCGCCGTCGTGCGGGTGGTCATCGTGGTCATGGACGTCGCGTTCAGCAGGTCCGGGACGGTGGAGAACCCATCCGCTCGCACGGCGACGCGCACCGCATCGATGGGCGTGACCACCCAGCCACCGTGCGCATCCATGCGATGCACCGGCATGCCGTACGGGTTGGAGGCCCCCGCGCCAAGCTGGTAGTAGATGACCTCGTTGGGCAACCGCGCGCTCAGCGTATCGCCTCCCACCGCGAAGCTGGTGGCGCCGCTGGGCGTGAACACGGTGTTGTTCATATAGGTGTCATAGGGCAGCCCCGTGACACGCTCGATGATGCGACCCAGGACGCAGTAGCCGAAGTTCGAATACTGGTACCGCGTCCCCGGCGCGAACTCGAGCGGCACGTTCTGCAACACCCACTGGATGAGCTGCGCGTGGTTCATGGCCGTGTTCATGAACATGGGGTCCCCCGAACCATCGGCGCTGTCGTTGTCCCAGCCTCCCGCGGTGTGCTCGAGCAGGTTCTGGACGGTGATGTTCAGGACGCGGCTGTCCTGGTACGTGCCCTGCGTGCCGTAGAGCTCTCCGAGCAACGCGCCCCTGCCGAAGACGCGGTCCGTCAGCTGAATCTGGCCGCTCTCGATCAGCCGCATGATGCCGATGGACGTCAGCGGCTTGGACACACTGGCGACGCGGAAGCGGTGGGAGGAGTTGACCGGGGTGTTGCTGGTCCGGTCCGCCACGCCATACCCCTTGGCGAACACGAGGCGCCCGCGGCGGGTGATGGCCAGCGACAGGCCCACGGTGTTCGAGTTGGTCATCGCCTGCTGGACGGTGCTGTCGATGTGCTGCAGGTCGGCCGCGCTGAACGTCAGGTTCTTCCAGAGCATGGCGAACTCGGGCTGGCTCCCATTGTTGTGCGCCGCCACCATGACCGGGCGATAGCCCTGGTACTTGAGGTCCATCACCGCCTGCTGGTACCCGGCGGAGGAGAGCCCATGCCGCGCGGCGGCCGGAATCCCCGACGACGCGTGGAAGATGGCCGCATACAGGTCCGTGCCGCCCACGTTGTAGCTGCTCACCTGCGCCAGCTCATACCCCTGGGACGCGTTGGTGGTGAACGTGGACTGGTACTGGGCCGACGTCATGCCGTGGTAGGCGCGCGAGGCCGGGCCGCTCGTCTTGTCCCAGATGGCCGCGTAGCGCTCCGCGCCACCGGACGTGTAGCCACTCACGTGCACGAGCCGGTACCCCTGGCCCACCCAGTTGTTGAACTCCGTCTGGTACTGGGCCGCGGTCAGGTCATGGCGAGCCGCCCAGGCCACGCCGTTGCTCGCGTGGAAGATGACCGCGAAGTAGGCCACGCCCCCGACGCTGTACCCGTTGACCATCACCGGGCGATAGCCCTGCGCCTGCTGATTGACGACCGCGGTCTGGTACTGCGCGGATGTCAGCCCGTGCGAGGCTCGCCAGGCAGGGCCGCTCGTCTGTTCCCAGATGGCCGCGTAGCGGGCACTGCCTCCGTCCTCGTAACCACTGACATAGGAGAGGCGATAGCCCTGTCCCTCCCATGTATTGAATTCCGTCTGGTATTGGGCGGCGGTGAGGTTGTGGCGGGCCACCCACGGGTCATAGGGTCCGGCCAGGGCCTGGGACTCGGAAGCTGAATCGGTGTGGGATTCCTCGGGAGGAACCCCGCACCCCGCGAAGGAGACAGCCAGCAATGACAGGGCTGTCAGAAGTGACTTGGTCTTGAGAGGCTTCATGATTGGGAACTCCTGTGTGACGTGGGTGCTGCTGACAAGAGGTAGGGTGGAGGGCCTCGTCGGATGACGCCGCCCCGCCGAGCCGCACTGACTCCCCGCCTCAGCAAGTCCCAGGCCGAGCTCCCCAAGTCAGAGGGCTGCGACGGGGAAGCCGCGAGTCGCTGCGTCACGGACCCACGGAGGCCCTCGCAAGCCTCGCCGGTCCGGCAAGTCTTGCCGGCATGGCTGGCGGCCACCGAAGTTCCAGGGTCGAGCCCGTTAGACATCGCGTGGAGGCGGCCTAGAGGGCACGACCGCGGCGCGCACGCGCGCTCGGCTTGGGAAGAAAAATCGACCCGTGTCGCCTCCCGAAAATGGGACTCCAACGCTTCAAGAATCCACGCAACCTCGAGTCCCGTCCGACGAGAATCAGGCAGCGCTCCGAGTGGGCGCATTCGCTGAACCCAGAGGGGGAGTTCAACATCATGAGCATGAGAGGTCTCGGAGACGGGGGAGCTGCACACGTCCGGCGCCGGCAAGCAGAAGTGGCGCAGCGTGGAGCAGAGACGAGACAAGAAGATGCGAGCACGGCCCGGTCCGCCCGGGGCTTCAGCTCGACGTCCACGTTCGACACAGCGGCAGCGAAGTCAGGCGGGCGCCTGGATGGACAGGCTCCGGCTTCGTCGTTGCTCACCGAAAACGCCAAGGACACCAACGTCAACTGCCTGGACAGGGCCGCGGATTGGGTGAGCAAGGCGTCGCCCGAGCTGCGGGGGCGTTCGGAGCTGGTGTTCCTCAAGGACACCCGTGGAGGGGCCGAAGGGAAGGCCGGGCATGTCGTGGTTCGACAAGGTGAACGAGTGTTCGATCCGAGCAGCGGCAAGAGCTCCTCGGACATGCAGACGTACCTGAAGGAGCAGTCGCAGTATCAGGAGGTGGGGACGCTCTCCGGCAACACGGCGGCGAAGGTGTTCGCCACGGAGCCGGGCTCGGCGGAGCGCGCGCAGGTGCTGTCCCAGGCGAAGCTCTCCCCTGGGCTTCAGCAGATGATGCTCGCGGACAGCACGCCCATCGACGTCGCCGTCGCCAGCACCGCGGGCCCGATTCACAACGTCTCCGTTCCGTATCAGAAGGGGCCGGTGAGTGTGGAGCTCGCCTCCTCGCTCTCCAAGGACGTGAAGCGCGAGGATGGGTATGTCACCGTCAACGTCGAGGCGGAGGTGTCCCTCACGATGACGGGCGAGGTGGAGCTGAAGACGGCCCGGGTGTCGGCATCCGCGAGCGTGGGCGTCATGGGGGGCGCCTCCATGACTTACGAGGTGAAGATGAAGGAGGAGGACTTCGCGAAGCTGGAGCGCGGAGAGATTCCTCCGCCCCATCCCTTGAGGGAGGAGACCATCCCGGATGGGGCCACCCTCGAGATGGAGACGGGCCAGTTCGCGGGCGTGACGTCCAGCCTGGAGTTGAGTGCCAGCAAGAACTCGAAGGTGGACGTGGCCCTGAGCTCGACCTCGACGGAGACCGTGGGCACGGGGACCTCCATCGAAGTGAGCCGCACGGGAGACTTGCTGAGTGTGACCGCGGGCCCCACGGAGTTCATCAACAGTGATGCGCAGCTGTCGCTGGGTGGGGAGTGGGCTTCCGCCAGCTTCGGCAGCAGCACGTCCTTGTCGCAGTACAGCCTGCGCTCCGCGCGGTTCGACCTGTCCAATGCGTCAGGAAAGGCTGCCTACGAGTCCTTCTCGAAGGGGGGAGGCATCCCGGAGAAGGAAGGGCCCGGGGTGAGCAACACGATTCGACAGGACAAGCTCTCGTGGGAGGGGGCGTTCTCGCAGTTCTCGCTCAACATCGAACCCTTCATCAGCATCGAGTCGGAAGGCGTCAAGGACGCCACGGAGTTCATCGTCACCTACAACGCGGATGGGACGAAGACGGTCACGGCCAACGCCTCCTTCGGAGATGGTGACCACCCGGAGCTGAACCACAAGGCGACGTACGACAAGGACGGCAAGCTCGTTCCGGGCAGCGACTCGATGTACCTCGAATTCGACACGATGGACGCCAATACCCGGGAGCGGCTGGTGAAGGCCTTCACGGGAGATGCCGCCAAGGCGAAGGCCGCGCGAGACAGCGACAGCCCGCTCACGCTCACGCTCACGGCCAGCGACATCCAGGCGCTGCAGGCGCGGGTCGGCTCCGATTCCATCTCGGCGCTGTCGTCGCTCCTCAAGGACGAGAACTCAGACCCGGCGTCTCAGGGCCTGGCCATGCTCAACATGGCCAAGGGCCTTGGCAACGAGATGGCGCTGGTCATGGAGTTCTGGAACCTGTCGACGTTGGACCCGGGCACGCCGCTCCCGGGGACGCTGGTCTAGGGCTGAGCGCCCCGCGGGTCAGGGGGCCAGCAGCTTGAGCTTCCGGGCGCTCTCCGTGAGGAGGGACGCCCGGGACTCGTCGTTGAGCGAGGCATCGGCGGGGGCGAGCGCGAGGGCGCGGCCAAAGGAGGCGCGCGCCTGCTCCTTCTGCCCCGCGGCGACGTAGGCGTCTCCCAGGCTGTCGGCCGCGTTCGCGGACTTGGGATAGAAGTGGGCCACGAGCTGGAAGATGCGCACCGCCTGTTCGGACTTCTGCTGGCCGAGCAAGGCGTAACCCCTCTCATTGAAGACAGCCTCCTCGACGACGGGCTCCTCGGGGAGCTCGCGCCGGAGCTGGTCGATGGTCTGGATGACCGCGTCCACGCCCTGCGCCTCCAACTGCGCGAAGACGGTGGTGGGCGGGGGCCGGGTGGCCATCGCGGGCTCATGGGTCAGGGTCGCGCGCGCGTGGGTCTCGACGGCCTGCTTCATCCGGACGAGCCCACTGGGGTCCGCCTTCAACTGGAGGTCGAGGAACGCCTGGATGACGCCACAGGACCAGTGGAAGCCCTCGGTGCTGGAGCGCCGCGTGATGCCCGCGGGGTTGGGTTCAACCTCCGGCAGGAAGAGCGCGTGCATGGCCCCCGTGGTGAAGCTGGAGTGCTGCATCTGGCCGAGCGTCATCAGGTAGCGCTCCGAATGCCGGAAGGAGCGCACGGCGCCCAGGTCGATGAACGGCTGCTGTCGGCGCAGGTCCAGGAGCGCGGCCTGCATCCGTCCAGGGGCGTAGTGGTAGCCGTCCATCACCGAGCGGATGCCGGGCTCGGCGGGGGGATTCGGAAACCCATACGTGCCATCCATGCCGACCACGGCCGAGACATTGGTGTTCTGCATCGCGAAGAGGACCGCCGCGCTGCCGCCCAGGCTGTGGCCCACCATCGCCAGCCGCGCGGGGTCCACGTTCGGCAGGTCCCTCACCACCGACGTGGTGAACTCGAAGTCCCGCACGGTGATGGCGACTTCGGAGGGCGTGAGTCCCAACGAGGGCTGGCCCTGGCTGCGCCCCAAGGTGAAGACGGTGACGACCACGTACCCGTGGCTCGCCAGGTACTCGGCCAGGGTGGAGTTCGTCGTAAGCAGGGCCCCCTGGCCGCCCGTGGTGAGGACGACAGGGAAGCGTCCCTTGGCGGCGGGGGCATTCACGCTCGCGTTCACCGCGGTCGCGGCCAGCGCGGCGTAGGCGTCGCCGAAGTAGCCCCGGTAGGTGCCGGCATCCCGTTCGAGGACCTGGGCCTCGACGTCCTCGAAGCCCTTGGGGGCGGGACTCCCCCGGAAGTAGTCCTCGAACCGCAGCGTCTTGCCCTGGGGGCGGCTTGCTGGGTACCAGATGCTGATGCGCATCGGTCGGCCCGACAGGTCGGCCGAGAACGTCTTTCCGTAGGGGCGCGTCTCCGCCCAGGTTCGACTCGTGTCGAAGCGGTACAGGACCTTGTAGCCGACGGCGTGGGGGCCGGGTGTCAGCGGGCCCCAGAGCGGGAATCGGTTCGCGGACTGGGCGACTGGTGGCCCGGCGGCCTCCGCTGTCATCGAGAAGCCCGCAAGCAACAGAAACGCACCGAACGTCACGGCCCCGACTCGGTTCATGGGACTCCCACGGACACAGTCCTGCCCGGACCCTACGCAGGGGCCAGGTGGCCATTGCTTCCGGGGTGCGATTTCCTCACGGGGAATGGGACGGTGTGAGGGGGGTATACGCGGCCGTGCGGGGGGATGCCCGCCGATGCCCCGGAGAGGAGAGCCCCATGTCCGAGATTCCCGATGAGGTCCATGAGCGCATCCAGGCCCTCTGCGCCGAGGGCGACGCGCTCGCGGAGAAGGGGGACCCCGCCGCGGCGCTGCGGTCCTTCAAGGCCGCGTTCCAGCTGATTCCCGAGCCGTGGCTCGAGTACGAGGCGACCACCTGGGTCTGCACGGCCATTGGCGACATGCTCTTCCAGTTGGGGGAGTTCTCGCGGGCCCGCGCCGCGCTCGTGGATGCCGTCAGAGCGCCCGAGGGATTGGGCAACCCGTTCATCCACCTGCGCCTGGGGCAGTGCGAGTTCGAGCTGGGCGACCTGCGGCGCGCGGGGGACGAGCTGGCGCGAGCCTACATGGGCGGGGACGAGGAGCTCTTCGAGGAGGAGGACCCGAAGTACCTGCGCTTCCTCAAGACGTTGCTGAAGCCACACCAGGACGCCTGACGTTCACGGCGCCTCGTGGTCGCTGTCGCCCCAGGCTGGGTGTCGAGCACCCGCCGAGGCTGTTTCATTCCTGATGTCACTCCGAAGTGAGACAGTCTCGCGCGGGCGTCATGCCCGACTGTGTTTCAGCACCCGAGTGCCTTCGCCGGTGAGCCTCATCGGGCGGAGGGCTCCGCGCGCCGTATGAACAGAGGGGGTACGCAGCAATGCGGATGCAGAGCAGGAGGAGGATGTCAGGCCTTGTCGCGATGGCCTTGTCGGGGCTGGCTGTCGCCGATGTGGTGATTCTCAACCCCGGGGAGCTCAAGGGCCAGGTCTCCTTGGGCCCGGTGTCGATTCAAGAGTTTCATCTGCGCGCCACGTCGTCGGGTGGCCTCACGGCGTCCAAGACCTTCACGGCGAGCCCCTACTCCCTGACGGTGGAGAGCGGCCACGCCTATCAAGGTCACCTCAGGGCCTCGTTCGTCAGTCCATCGGGCGGGCAGTCCTTCCTGGAGGTCGCTCGGAAGAACTTCGTGTCGGTCGACAACCAGGTCGGGCCGACCACGATGAACTTCAACTACCCCAACACCCGCCTCATCCCGTTCTCGCTCGGGGTGGTGGGGGGAACACTCGCCCGATACGACCTCTTCGCGGCGGTGAGTGGCTCGACGGAAGACCATGCGTCGGGAACCTATCGGTCGCTCACGGGGACCCAGCCGGCGTCCGCCTCGGATTCGCTCGCCATGATTCCCTCGAGCCAGGTCTCGGTGACGGGCCGGGTGTCCGTGACCACGCTCTCGGGCATCGAAGTGCAGCGCGAGCTCCAGGCGCGGACGTTCGACATGCTCCAGGGGACGAGCAGCCTCTCCTGGACCATTGACCTCTCCGACACGGGGCACGTCGCGGGCACCATCGCCGTCCCGCCGGGAGTCACCGTCCTCTACCACCAGCTCTACGTCAAAGGCGTCCAGGGCACGGGGACGGCGGGCATCGACGCCGTCCGGCAGGTTTCCGCCGGGGCCTCCTATGACCTGGAGCTGCCGCCGGGGCCGTATGACATCTATCTGCGCACGCAGTTCTCGGCGGGCCCCCAGTACTCGGACACGAAGTCGTATCGGGTCACCGTCACGACGGGCGCGACGACGCCCCTGAACTTCACCGACCCGATGGGCACCGCGCGGATTCCGCTGCTCGTCGGCGGCTTCCTGTCCAACGCGGATGTCACTTCGGCGGAGGTTCTTCTCATGCGCGAGGACCCGCCGCCGGGCCTCGCCACGCAGGCGCATTCCGACGTCCTGGTGAACGGGCGGCTCGACCTCCTGGTTCCCTCGGGGAGCTGGAGGCAGCGCGTCCTCTCCCTGTACTTCCACGACGTGTCCAACCCAGCGGTCGAGCACACCTCGGTCGTGAGTCGCCATTCCCTGGGCAACATCTCGCCCCTGGTTCCGGTGGCGGGAGGCTCGACGGTGAGCTTCAGCCCTCAGCCGGTGACGCTGGTCCGGACCACCCTCTACTTCGACGTGCAGGAGGCGAGCCCGGGTGCCCCGGAGACGCTGCTCAGCTACCCGTCCGCGACGCTGCGCCGGACCAGCTTCGATGCGAACAGCGGAGGAGGGTGGGACGTGAGCACCACGGCCTCCAGCTCCGCGACCGACAAGAGTGTGGTCTCCGTGAAGCTCATCGCCGAGCCCGGCACGCATTCCCTCAATGCGGTCGCCCTGGTCAACGGGGGCTACACGCAGTTCCCCAGCCAGAGCCTCACCATCGCGGAGCCGACACCGACGCCGGCCGGCACGAACGTGTCGATAACGCCTGTCGACAAGCAGGACCTCAAGGTGGACATCACGTTCCCCGGGGTGTCGGCCGGAGGAATCACCACGGTGGTCGAGTCGCCGCTGGGGCCCGAGGTTCCCCAAGGGCTCAAGTCGTTCTGCGCGGATGGGGCGAGCGCGGAGGGGCTCGAGTGCAGCCCGGTGTTCTATGACATCGCGACCACCGCGCAGTTCACCGAGGCGACGGTGTGCGTCCGCAGGAAGTTCCAGGGGACCAACGCGCTGTCGCAGTTCCTGCGGCTCTACCACTTCAACAAGGATGCGCTTCCCTCGGGCCAGTGGGAGGAGTTGCCCCCGCCTCCGGGGATGGTGGAGCCGGCGTTCGATTGCAGCGCCGACCCGGCGACGTGCGGCTGTGATTCCGTGGAGAGCTGCGGCTTTGACTACACCGTGGACCCGCCGGTGAGCGTGATGTTGATTTGCGGCGTCACGAGCAGCTTCTCGCCCTTCGCCGTGTTCGAGAAGGGGGTGACGTTCACGAACAAGGTGGGTGGGGTGGAGTACCAGGGGCCGACGGGACCGCCGTCACCTCGGACGTGGACGGCGCCGAAGGCGGGGGCATACCGAATCACGGCCACGGGGGCGAGTGGTGCGAGTTCGGCGGCGGGCCTCGCGGGGGGATGCGGGGCGCGGGTGGGCGGCGTGTTCAACCTCCAGGCGAACGACACGTTGGTGCTTCGCGTGGGCCAGAAGGGGACGGCGACGACCTACAACGCGGGAGGCGGCGGTGGCTCCTTCGTGGCCTTGAATGGCAATCCGCTGCTCGTCGCGGGTGGGGGCGGTGGTGTGCGCACGGGGGCGCTGGTTCCGGGGCGACACGGCAACACGGGCACGGCGGGCACGGCGGGCTCGACGAACACCAAGTACCTGTCGGCGTTCGTCGCGGGTGGGACGGCGGGCCAGGGAGGGACTCGGGCCACGACCTACGGCTCGGGCGGCGGGGGCTGGTTTGGCAACGGCGCCTCCGACGGGACCTTTGGTGAAGGTGGCTTCTCCTTCCTGGCGGGAAGCCAGGGTGGGGCCGGCAAGGCGTGCGGTGGCCTGGCGCATGGAGGCTATGGCGGTGGTGGCGCGGGCAACGGCTGCTATGGCGCGGGCGGCGGCGGTGGCTACTCAGGCGGTGGCGGTGGCCTCGTGGGTGGAGGCGGTGGCTCGTGGAACACGGGCAGCCAGCCCGTGGCGGTCGGTGGCTCGTGCACGCCCCATGGCCACGGGGAAATCACCATCGAGTTCGCCCACCCGTAGGGCTTTCCCGTCGGACCATCCCTGGCAAGATTCTCCAAGTCTTCCAGGGTCAATCCTGCTAGCCAGCGGGGATGCGAACCACCGTCCTGCACCGTTCGCGCTCCCTGACCGTCCTGGACTACCGGTGCGACGCGAAGCCGGGGGAGAGGGCGGTCGAGGAGCAGCACGCGGCCTTCTCGGTGTCGTATGTCCGGCGGGGGAGCTTCGGCTACCACAGCCGAGGGCATGCCCATGAGCTCGTCGCCGGTGCGACGCTCGTGGGCCATCCCGGAGACACCTTCCGCTGCACGCACGAGCATCACCTCGCGGGGGATGAGTGCCTGTCGTTCCAGCTC is part of the Myxococcus landrumus genome and encodes:
- a CDS encoding glycine-rich protein, which translates into the protein MSGLVAMALSGLAVADVVILNPGELKGQVSLGPVSIQEFHLRATSSGGLTASKTFTASPYSLTVESGHAYQGHLRASFVSPSGGQSFLEVARKNFVSVDNQVGPTTMNFNYPNTRLIPFSLGVVGGTLARYDLFAAVSGSTEDHASGTYRSLTGTQPASASDSLAMIPSSQVSVTGRVSVTTLSGIEVQRELQARTFDMLQGTSSLSWTIDLSDTGHVAGTIAVPPGVTVLYHQLYVKGVQGTGTAGIDAVRQVSAGASYDLELPPGPYDIYLRTQFSAGPQYSDTKSYRVTVTTGATTPLNFTDPMGTARIPLLVGGFLSNADVTSAEVLLMREDPPPGLATQAHSDVLVNGRLDLLVPSGSWRQRVLSLYFHDVSNPAVEHTSVVSRHSLGNISPLVPVAGGSTVSFSPQPVTLVRTTLYFDVQEASPGAPETLLSYPSATLRRTSFDANSGGGWDVSTTASSSATDKSVVSVKLIAEPGTHSLNAVALVNGGYTQFPSQSLTIAEPTPTPAGTNVSITPVDKQDLKVDITFPGVSAGGITTVVESPLGPEVPQGLKSFCADGASAEGLECSPVFYDIATTAQFTEATVCVRRKFQGTNALSQFLRLYHFNKDALPSGQWEELPPPPGMVEPAFDCSADPATCGCDSVESCGFDYTVDPPVSVMLICGVTSSFSPFAVFEKGVTFTNKVGGVEYQGPTGPPSPRTWTAPKAGAYRITATGASGASSAAGLAGGCGARVGGVFNLQANDTLVLRVGQKGTATTYNAGGGGGSFVALNGNPLLVAGGGGGVRTGALVPGRHGNTGTAGTAGSTNTKYLSAFVAGGTAGQGGTRATTYGSGGGGWFGNGASDGTFGEGGFSFLAGSQGGAGKACGGLAHGGYGGGGAGNGCYGAGGGGGYSGGGGGLVGGGGGSWNTGSQPVAVGGSCTPHGHGEITIEFAHP
- a CDS encoding poly(ethylene terephthalate) hydrolase family protein; the encoded protein is MNRVGAVTFGAFLLLAGFSMTAEAAGPPVAQSANRFPLWGPLTPGPHAVGYKVLYRFDTSRTWAETRPYGKTFSADLSGRPMRISIWYPASRPQGKTLRFEDYFRGSPAPKGFEDVEAQVLERDAGTYRGYFGDAYAALAATAVNASVNAPAAKGRFPVVLTTGGQGALLTTNSTLAEYLASHGYVVVTVFTLGRSQGQPSLGLTPSEVAITVRDFEFTTSVVRDLPNVDPARLAMVGHSLGGSAAVLFAMQNTNVSAVVGMDGTYGFPNPPAEPGIRSVMDGYHYAPGRMQAALLDLRRQQPFIDLGAVRSFRHSERYLMTLGQMQHSSFTTGAMHALFLPEVEPNPAGITRRSSTEGFHWSCGVIQAFLDLQLKADPSGLVRMKQAVETHARATLTHEPAMATRPPPTTVFAQLEAQGVDAVIQTIDQLRRELPEEPVVEEAVFNERGYALLGQQKSEQAVRIFQLVAHFYPKSANAADSLGDAYVAAGQKEQARASFGRALALAPADASLNDESRASLLTESARKLKLLAP
- a CDS encoding tetratricopeptide repeat protein yields the protein MSEIPDEVHERIQALCAEGDALAEKGDPAAALRSFKAAFQLIPEPWLEYEATTWVCTAIGDMLFQLGEFSRARAALVDAVRAPEGLGNPFIHLRLGQCEFELGDLRRAGDELARAYMGGDEELFEEEDPKYLRFLKTLLKPHQDA
- a CDS encoding serine hydrolase; translated protein: MKPLKTKSLLTALSLLAVSFAGCGVPPEESHTDSASESQALAGPYDPWVARHNLTAAQYQTEFNTWEGQGYRLSYVSGYEDGGSARYAAIWEQTSGPAWRASHGLTSAQYQTAVVNQQAQGYRPVMVNGYSVGGVAYFAVIFHASNGVAWAARHDLTAAQYQTEFNNWVGQGYRLVHVSGYTSGGAERYAAIWDKTSGPASRAYHGMTSAQYQSTFTTNASQGYELAQVSSYNVGGTDLYAAIFHASSGIPAAARHGLSSAGYQQAVMDLKYQGYRPVMVAAHNNGSQPEFAMLWKNLTFSAADLQHIDSTVQQAMTNSNTVGLSLAITRRGRLVFAKGYGVADRTSNTPVNSSHRFRVASVSKPLTSIGIMRLIESGQIQLTDRVFGRGALLGELYGTQGTYQDSRVLNITVQNLLEHTAGGWDNDSADGSGDPMFMNTAMNHAQLIQWVLQNVPLEFAPGTRYQYSNFGYCVLGRIIERVTGLPYDTYMNNTVFTPSGATSFAVGGDTLSARLPNEVIYYQLGAGASNPYGMPVHRMDAHGGWVVTPIDAVRVAVRADGFSTVPDLLNATSMTTMTTRTTAVDTGGNPVNYAKGWSVNSLPNWWHNGYVPGTLALLVRTDDRYGPSRTEEFTWSAMTNSNNKSGSGTSDINLDSMMWNVVNGVSAWPAHNLF